The Desulfovibrio subterraneus genome has a segment encoding these proteins:
- a CDS encoding EutN/CcmL family microcompartment protein produces MMIGRVIGNIWATRKEDSLNGLKLMIVQRLDTVNGESLENFVAVDCVGSGIGDKVLITTGSSARKALRNPESPVDASIVGIIDEDKD; encoded by the coding sequence ATGATGATCGGCAGGGTTATCGGTAATATCTGGGCCACGCGGAAGGAAGATTCCCTCAACGGGCTCAAGCTCATGATCGTGCAGCGGCTTGATACCGTGAACGGTGAGAGCCTTGAGAACTTCGTGGCTGTGGACTGTGTGGGTTCCGGTATCGGCGACAAGGTGCTGATAACCACCGGCAGCTCGGCCCGCAAGGCGCTGCGCAATCCCGAATCCCCTGTGGATGCATCCATCGTCGGCATCATCGACGAAGACAAGGACTAG
- a CDS encoding BMC domain-containing protein gives MDTLGVVESRSIAGGAVIADSMVKSADVELVRASTICSGRYLIFVAGDRQAVHTAVETARESGRTLSGSFVISNVSPQVLDALKKSSAANEHDALGVIECRNVSSGINAADCAVKRSAVQLARLVTGQGINGKSYFVLSGDVASVEEAAEAAKSALGQNLVDAVVIPRPSASVVRALTSGVR, from the coding sequence ATGGATACTCTTGGCGTGGTGGAAAGCCGTAGCATAGCAGGCGGAGCAGTGATCGCGGACAGCATGGTCAAGTCGGCGGACGTGGAACTCGTCCGCGCGTCGACCATCTGCTCCGGCCGGTACCTGATCTTTGTCGCGGGCGACAGGCAGGCCGTGCACACGGCCGTGGAAACTGCGCGCGAATCCGGCCGCACCCTTTCCGGCAGCTTTGTCATCTCCAACGTGTCCCCGCAGGTGCTGGACGCGCTGAAGAAAAGCTCTGCCGCAAACGAGCACGATGCGCTCGGTGTCATCGAATGCCGCAACGTATCGTCCGGCATCAACGCGGCAGACTGCGCCGTAAAGCGCTCCGCCGTGCAGCTGGCCCGTCTGGTCACGGGGCAGGGCATAAACGGCAAATCATATTTTGTGCTCAGCGGAGACGTTGCCTCCGTTGAGGAGGCCGCAGAGGCGGCTAAATCGGCTCTGGGCCAGAACCTTGTCGATGCGGTGGTGATTCCCCGTCCCTCCGCTTCGGTCGTCAGGGCCTTAACAAGCGGTGTGAGGTAA
- the eutM gene encoding ethanolamine utilization microcompartment protein EutM: MMLNALGMIETKGLVGAIEAADAMVKAANVELVGREQVGGGLVTVMVRGDVGAVKAATDAGAAAADRVGELVSVHVIPRPHNEVELILPKCGK; the protein is encoded by the coding sequence ATTATGCTTAACGCACTGGGTATGATTGAAACCAAGGGCCTTGTCGGCGCCATTGAAGCCGCTGATGCCATGGTAAAGGCTGCCAACGTTGAACTCGTGGGCCGGGAACAGGTTGGCGGCGGTCTCGTGACCGTTATGGTCCGCGGCGACGTGGGTGCCGTGAAGGCTGCTACCGACGCAGGTGCGGCTGCTGCCGACCGTGTAGGTGAACTGGTGAGCGTGCATGTTATTCCCCGTCCGCACAACGAAGTGGAACTGATTCTGCCCAAGTGCGGCAAGTAG
- a CDS encoding 1-propanol dehydrogenase PduQ: protein MTQFYGKTKICYGEDALETLEHLPAKQAFIVTDPFMVKTGFIDRIKSHLDRVGVAHRTFDGVEPDPSLETVTKGTRLFMQDQADAVIALGGGSAIDAAKAIMYFAYKAGGEVKKPLLVAIPTTSGTGSEVTAISVVTDKVNEVKIPLNDELLIPDMAILDARFTRTVPPHVTASTGMDVLTHAIEAYTSRKANAFTTIYAEHAIRYVFKYLLRAYRHGDDMEARENMLLASCMAGMAFNNSGLGITHSIAHSLGGLFHVPHGLANSVVLPFVIRFNSFDVGMKYREIAEILGLPSSSVEEGTTSLIKAVCDLNEAMGIPARIGALKIDESAFRAHLDTMSRNVLEDICTAGNPRRPSQDNIRLLLEQAW, encoded by the coding sequence GTGACACAGTTCTACGGAAAAACCAAAATCTGCTATGGCGAAGATGCCCTTGAGACCCTCGAGCATCTGCCTGCAAAGCAGGCCTTCATCGTGACGGACCCCTTCATGGTGAAGACCGGCTTTATCGACCGCATCAAGAGCCATCTGGACCGCGTTGGCGTAGCCCACCGCACCTTTGACGGTGTGGAGCCCGATCCTTCGCTGGAAACGGTGACCAAGGGAACCAGACTCTTCATGCAAGATCAGGCCGACGCGGTTATCGCCCTTGGTGGCGGTTCCGCCATCGATGCTGCCAAGGCCATCATGTATTTTGCTTACAAGGCGGGCGGCGAGGTGAAAAAGCCTCTGCTGGTCGCCATACCCACTACCAGCGGAACCGGTTCTGAAGTAACCGCCATTTCCGTGGTGACGGACAAGGTCAACGAGGTGAAGATTCCCCTCAACGACGAGCTCCTCATCCCCGACATGGCCATTCTGGATGCCCGCTTTACCCGTACTGTGCCTCCGCACGTGACGGCATCCACCGGCATGGACGTGCTCACGCACGCCATTGAGGCGTATACTTCCCGCAAGGCCAATGCCTTTACGACCATCTATGCGGAACACGCCATCCGTTACGTTTTCAAATATCTGCTGCGGGCCTACCGCCACGGCGACGACATGGAAGCACGCGAAAACATGCTCCTTGCCTCGTGCATGGCCGGCATGGCCTTCAACAACAGCGGTCTGGGCATTACGCACAGCATCGCGCACAGCCTTGGCGGCCTGTTCCACGTGCCGCACGGCCTTGCAAACTCCGTTGTGCTTCCCTTCGTCATCCGCTTCAACAGCTTTGACGTGGGCATGAAGTACCGCGAAATTGCCGAAATTCTCGGCCTTCCCAGCTCCTCGGTTGAAGAGGGTACCACCAGCCTTATCAAGGCCGTGTGCGACCTCAACGAGGCCATGGGCATTCCCGCCAGAATCGGTGCCCTGAAGATTGATGAATCCGCCTTCCGCGCGCATCTGGATACCATGTCCAGAAACGTGCTCGAAGACATCTGCACGGCCGGTAATCCCAGAAGACCGTCGCAGGACAATATCAGGCTGCTCCTTGAGCAGGCCTGGTAG
- a CDS encoding SLBB domain-containing protein, translated as MRGETGRFATGEGSSVGEQIVDIIRNAGVVGAGGAGLPTHVKAAATVDTVLVNGASCEPLLMSDPYLLEAEIENVIRGLKAVMDCTKASRGIICLKGKHAKAFAVVREAVARHAGEGLEAFELRDFYPAGDEHVLVHEVLGKTVPERGIPLQIGAVVSNVESLYNIALAMDGKPVTHRYLTITGEIAHPMVVKVPVGTLVSDVIAFAGGATIADYRVVDGGPMMGRVLPDVHQPVTKTTSGLILLPPTHTVVAGKVMDPARIRRITNSVCCQCTRCTDLCPRNLLGHSLHPHKLMRIPESLVASSPIAREALLCSECGICEKFACPMMVSPREVNAQIKKVLMREGAKWESSGKELVANPFRNSRQVPTMRLIQRLDLEKYYSHTEYAGEFTPSVVHIRLGQHIGAPAACTVAVGNKVQQGDLIGEIPEKAMGARIHASISGTVEAIADGVVTIRA; from the coding sequence ATGCGCGGCGAAACGGGCCGGTTTGCCACCGGTGAGGGCAGTTCCGTGGGAGAACAGATAGTAGATATTATCAGGAATGCAGGCGTTGTCGGTGCTGGCGGCGCGGGGCTTCCTACACATGTGAAGGCCGCCGCCACGGTTGATACCGTGTTGGTGAACGGGGCCTCCTGTGAGCCGTTGCTCATGAGCGACCCGTATCTTCTGGAAGCGGAAATTGAGAACGTCATCCGCGGTCTCAAGGCCGTTATGGACTGTACCAAGGCTTCCAGAGGCATCATCTGCCTGAAAGGCAAGCACGCCAAGGCATTTGCCGTTGTGCGTGAGGCGGTTGCCCGCCACGCCGGAGAAGGGCTGGAAGCCTTTGAACTCAGAGATTTTTACCCCGCAGGTGACGAGCATGTGCTCGTGCATGAAGTGCTGGGCAAAACCGTGCCCGAACGCGGCATTCCGCTGCAGATAGGCGCGGTGGTGAGCAACGTAGAGTCGCTCTACAACATTGCGCTGGCCATGGACGGCAAGCCCGTTACCCACCGTTATCTCACCATCACCGGCGAGATTGCGCACCCCATGGTCGTCAAGGTGCCCGTGGGCACGCTTGTTTCCGACGTTATCGCCTTTGCGGGCGGTGCCACCATTGCCGACTACCGCGTGGTGGACGGCGGCCCCATGATGGGCCGCGTGCTGCCCGATGTGCACCAGCCCGTGACCAAGACCACCAGCGGACTCATTCTGCTGCCGCCCACCCACACCGTGGTTGCGGGCAAGGTCATGGACCCTGCGCGCATCCGCCGCATCACCAATTCCGTATGCTGTCAGTGTACCCGCTGCACGGACCTGTGCCCCCGCAATCTGCTCGGACACTCCCTGCACCCGCACAAGCTCATGCGGATTCCTGAAAGCCTTGTGGCATCCAGCCCCATCGCCCGTGAAGCGCTGCTGTGTTCCGAATGCGGCATCTGCGAAAAGTTTGCATGCCCCATGATGGTTTCGCCCCGCGAAGTGAACGCCCAGATCAAAAAGGTGCTCATGCGCGAAGGCGCGAAGTGGGAATCCTCCGGCAAGGAGCTGGTGGCCAACCCCTTCCGCAACAGCCGTCAGGTACCCACCATGCGGCTCATTCAGCGGCTCGATCTTGAAAAGTACTACTCCCACACGGAGTATGCCGGAGAGTTCACTCCTTCCGTTGTGCATATCCGCCTTGGTCAGCACATCGGTGCGCCCGCAGCCTGTACCGTTGCCGTGGGCAACAAGGTGCAGCAGGGCGACCTCATCGGCGAGATTCCGGAAAAGGCCATGGGCGCCCGCATCCATGCGAGCATCAGCGGCACCGTAGAAGCCATCGCGGATGGCGTGGTAACCATCAGGGCTTAG
- a CDS encoding BMC domain-containing protein, with protein sequence MNLRTIGCVELNSVALGMQAADAMVKAAEVEIVLARPTCPGRYLIIVTGDTGAVKSSVEAGRAISKDMLVDWFTIPSVHPDVIPALSGTAQTSEINALGIIETCTAASCILAADAAAKSGQVWLLEIRIAAGLAGKAFVVMTGDVASVESSVEAGVAGVAEAGPVLSHVVIPSPSEGLKAQLL encoded by the coding sequence ATGAATTTGCGCACTATCGGCTGTGTAGAACTGAACAGCGTGGCTCTGGGCATGCAGGCCGCAGACGCCATGGTCAAGGCTGCGGAAGTGGAAATCGTTCTGGCGCGTCCCACCTGTCCGGGCCGCTACCTTATTATAGTCACCGGCGATACCGGTGCCGTGAAGAGCTCCGTGGAAGCAGGCCGCGCCATCAGCAAGGACATGCTCGTGGACTGGTTCACCATTCCCAGCGTGCACCCCGACGTTATTCCCGCTCTCAGCGGCACGGCTCAGACCTCTGAGATCAACGCACTGGGTATCATCGAAACCTGCACCGCCGCCTCCTGCATTCTGGCTGCGGATGCCGCCGCCAAGTCCGGTCAGGTCTGGCTGCTGGAAATCCGCATTGCCGCAGGTCTCGCAGGCAAGGCCTTCGTGGTCATGACCGGCGATGTGGCCTCCGTGGAATCTTCCGTGGAAGCCGGTGTGGCAGGCGTTGCAGAAGCAGGCCCCGTACTCAGCCACGTGGTTATTCCTTCCCCCAGCGAAGGCCTGAAGGCCCAGCTGCTGTAG
- a CDS encoding BMC domain-containing protein, whose protein sequence is MTILSDEPKQRVIQEYVPGKQITLAHVIASPQKSIYLKLGLDNEACDAIGLLTITPSEGVIIAADIATKAAGVDIGFLDRFGGSLMITGDVASVEAALRAVLAYFDGVLRYASVPMTRS, encoded by the coding sequence ATGACCATACTTTCAGACGAACCCAAACAGCGTGTCATTCAGGAATATGTTCCGGGCAAGCAGATCACGTTGGCACATGTGATCGCCAGCCCCCAGAAGAGCATCTACCTGAAACTGGGGTTGGACAACGAGGCGTGCGATGCCATCGGCCTGCTGACCATCACGCCCAGCGAAGGCGTGATTATCGCTGCGGATATCGCCACCAAGGCGGCCGGAGTGGATATCGGTTTTCTGGACCGTTTCGGCGGCTCGCTGATGATCACCGGCGACGTTGCCAGTGTGGAAGCCGCCCTGCGCGCTGTGCTGGCATACTTTGACGGCGTGCTGCGCTATGCATCCGTCCCCATGACCCGTTCCTAG
- a CDS encoding EutP/PduV family microcompartment system protein yields MKRTMLIGETGAGKSSLISALSGEHFVSRRPMALEFCGPFINTPGEFLENRRFYHALITTAADCEILLMVQDATRRASVFPPQFAPIFNRTVLGVVTNTDAPDANPERAERFLHSAGAREMYRVSTATGEGLAALWQRLG; encoded by the coding sequence ATGAAGAGAACCATGCTCATTGGCGAGACAGGGGCGGGCAAAAGCTCGCTCATCAGTGCGCTTTCCGGTGAGCATTTTGTTTCCCGCAGGCCCATGGCGCTGGAATTCTGTGGTCCCTTCATCAACACTCCCGGCGAGTTTCTCGAAAACCGCCGCTTCTACCACGCCCTCATCACCACCGCTGCCGACTGCGAAATCCTGCTCATGGTGCAGGATGCCACCCGCAGAGCGAGCGTCTTCCCCCCCCAGTTTGCTCCCATTTTCAACCGCACTGTCCTTGGTGTGGTCACCAATACGGATGCCCCTGACGCCAACCCTGAACGCGCAGAGCGTTTTCTGCACTCCGCCGGTGCCCGCGAGATGTACCGCGTGAGCACCGCCACCGGCGAAGGCCTTGCCGCCCTCTGGCAACGGTTGGGATAG
- a CDS encoding Crp/Fnr family transcriptional regulator encodes MKFSGVNLLDELAKEELSGLRAVFHERSFPKGQVIYAAETDENTVFVIARGRVRVYLAYEDKEFTLGFLERGDIYSTHAGCFAQAMDDTLLLTTDVQSVKRVMVEVPLFTRTMVRVLGNILNNSFSIIGGLAFKDIYKRLIGFILDEAKRNGVPEADGVDLTIDLTIEQLAQLMGATRQTVSTLLNDMVRAELMQKRGRGRYFIPSMAALERAAGASSM; translated from the coding sequence ATGAAATTTTCCGGCGTCAACCTGCTGGATGAACTGGCAAAAGAGGAACTTTCCGGCCTGCGGGCTGTGTTCCACGAGCGCTCTTTTCCCAAAGGGCAGGTCATCTATGCGGCTGAGACGGATGAGAACACGGTTTTCGTCATCGCCCGTGGCAGAGTGCGGGTATATCTGGCTTATGAAGACAAGGAATTCACCCTCGGGTTTCTTGAGAGGGGCGATATCTATTCCACTCACGCCGGGTGCTTTGCGCAGGCCATGGACGATACCTTGCTGCTGACAACGGACGTGCAGTCCGTGAAGCGGGTCATGGTCGAGGTGCCGTTATTCACCCGCACCATGGTCAGGGTGCTCGGCAATATTCTGAACAACTCCTTTTCCATAATCGGCGGTCTGGCCTTCAAGGATATCTACAAGCGCCTTATCGGTTTCATTCTTGATGAGGCGAAACGGAACGGCGTGCCGGAGGCGGACGGCGTGGATCTTACGATTGATCTGACCATCGAGCAGCTTGCCCAGCTGATGGGGGCGACCCGCCAGACGGTTTCCACGCTGCTGAACGACATGGTGCGTGCCGAGCTTATGCAGAAGCGCGGCAGGGGCCGATATTTCATTCCCAGCATGGCCGCTCTTGAGCGAGCGGCGGGTGCCTCAAGCATGTGA
- the cooS gene encoding anaerobic carbon-monoxide dehydrogenase catalytic subunit — protein sequence MAREPKPIDELTIWDDAKAMIRKGRAEGIETVHERLAQQTPHCKFCELGTTCRNCTMGPCRISEKMPRGVCGADAHVVVARNFGRFIAGGAAGHSDHGRDLIEVLEAIVEGETGDYRITDEAKLRAIAAEVGVQTEGRAVMDVARDVMEVFYGDFGSRKKEVAFLSRVPQKRKDIWNKLGMTPRGVDREIAEMMHRTHMGCDNDAPNTLIHAARTALADGWSGSMIGTELSDVIFGTPTPRMSTANLGVIKKDQVNILVHGHNPVVSEMILAAAREPEMVAKAKALGATGINVAGLCCTGNELLMRQGIPMAGNHLMTELAIITGAVEAIVVDYQCIMPSLVQISGCYHTKFIDTAQKARFTGGIHFDIHPHNALSEARKIVEIAVNAFAERDAPRVDIPCEPVEIMTGFSNEAIIGALGGSLDPLVQAIASGEIRGAVGIVGCNNPKFKQDSMNVGLAKELIKRDILVLATGCVTTAAGKAGLLVPQAIDMAGPGLKKVCGALGIPPVLHYGSCVDNSRIMQLCAALANALGVDISDLPVGASSPEWYSEKAAAIGLYAVASGIYTHLGHPPNILGSTVVTDLAVSGLEGLVGASFFIEPDPVKTAEMFDIRIRAKRKALGLSE from the coding sequence ATGGCAAGGGAACCGAAACCTATTGATGAATTGACCATATGGGACGATGCAAAGGCCATGATCCGCAAGGGGCGGGCCGAAGGCATTGAAACCGTGCATGAGCGGCTGGCGCAGCAGACCCCGCATTGCAAATTCTGCGAGCTGGGAACGACCTGCCGCAACTGTACTATGGGGCCGTGCCGCATCAGCGAGAAGATGCCCCGCGGCGTGTGCGGCGCAGACGCTCACGTGGTGGTCGCCCGTAACTTCGGACGCTTTATCGCCGGTGGTGCGGCAGGGCATTCGGACCACGGACGCGATCTTATCGAAGTGCTGGAAGCCATTGTGGAAGGCGAAACCGGGGATTATCGCATCACCGACGAGGCAAAGCTGCGTGCCATTGCCGCCGAGGTGGGCGTGCAGACCGAAGGCCGCGCCGTCATGGATGTGGCCCGTGATGTGATGGAAGTTTTTTACGGCGACTTCGGCAGCCGCAAGAAGGAAGTTGCCTTCCTCTCCCGCGTGCCGCAGAAGCGCAAGGACATCTGGAACAAGCTGGGCATGACTCCGCGCGGTGTTGACCGCGAAATCGCGGAAATGATGCACCGCACGCACATGGGCTGCGACAACGATGCGCCCAACACCCTCATTCATGCGGCCCGCACTGCGCTGGCGGACGGCTGGTCCGGTTCCATGATCGGCACCGAGCTGTCTGACGTGATCTTCGGCACGCCCACGCCCAGAATGTCCACGGCGAACCTTGGCGTCATCAAGAAGGATCAGGTCAACATTCTGGTGCACGGGCACAATCCCGTGGTTTCCGAAATGATTCTGGCTGCCGCACGCGAGCCGGAAATGGTCGCAAAGGCCAAGGCGCTGGGCGCAACCGGCATTAATGTTGCGGGCCTGTGCTGCACCGGCAACGAGCTGCTCATGCGGCAGGGTATTCCCATGGCGGGCAACCACCTCATGACCGAGCTGGCCATTATTACCGGCGCTGTGGAAGCCATTGTGGTGGACTACCAGTGCATCATGCCCAGTCTTGTGCAGATTTCCGGCTGCTACCACACCAAGTTCATCGATACCGCCCAGAAGGCGCGCTTCACCGGCGGCATCCACTTCGACATTCATCCGCACAACGCGCTGTCAGAGGCCCGTAAGATCGTGGAAATTGCCGTCAACGCCTTTGCGGAACGCGATGCTCCCCGCGTGGACATTCCCTGCGAGCCTGTGGAAATCATGACCGGCTTCTCAAACGAGGCCATAATCGGTGCGTTGGGCGGTTCGCTCGACCCGCTGGTGCAGGCCATTGCCAGCGGCGAAATCCGCGGTGCCGTGGGCATTGTGGGCTGCAACAACCCCAAGTTCAAGCAGGACTCCATGAACGTGGGGCTGGCCAAGGAACTGATCAAGCGCGACATTCTTGTCCTTGCAACCGGCTGTGTCACCACGGCGGCGGGCAAGGCAGGGTTGCTGGTTCCGCAGGCCATAGACATGGCAGGTCCGGGGCTGAAAAAGGTGTGCGGTGCTCTGGGCATTCCGCCGGTGCTTCACTACGGGTCCTGTGTGGATAACTCGCGCATCATGCAGCTGTGCGCCGCGCTGGCCAACGCGCTTGGCGTGGATATCTCTGATTTGCCGGTGGGTGCCTCTTCGCCGGAATGGTATTCGGAAAAGGCTGCTGCCATCGGCCTGTATGCCGTGGCCAGCGGTATCTATACCCATCTCGGGCATCCTCCCAACATCCTTGGCTCCACGGTCGTGACGGATCTTGCCGTCTCCGGCCTTGAAGGGCTGGTGGGTGCCTCCTTCTTCATCGAGCCTGACCCGGTGAAGACGGCCGAGATGTTCGATATTCGCATCAGAGCAAAGCGCAAGGCGCTCGGACTGAGCGAATAG
- a CDS encoding ATP-binding protein, with product MKIAFAGKGGVGKTSLAAWTADWLARSGKNVWMVDADTALSLGQASGLSPQALPEPLIRRADLVRDRIHADGFLKLNPDVGDLPESLAVDVPLGGPALDGVTAGRKRLLVMGAVTNAGGGCACDANALLKAVLAHLIVERDEWVIVDLEAGVEHLGRGTVAHVDGLIVVSEPSMRSLQTGAEVGRMARDLGLKRQVLALNRFRGGQVPSLDGLPESCVTIPQMDGLMDRQMQDASVLGLPEAAQLDGYVQDCLDRLAAQAE from the coding sequence ATGAAAATAGCGTTTGCAGGCAAAGGCGGGGTGGGCAAAACTTCCCTCGCGGCGTGGACGGCAGACTGGCTGGCACGGTCCGGCAAAAATGTGTGGATGGTGGACGCGGATACGGCGCTCTCGCTCGGTCAGGCTTCCGGCCTGTCACCGCAGGCGTTGCCGGAGCCGCTCATCAGGCGGGCCGATCTGGTGCGTGACCGCATCCACGCGGACGGCTTTCTCAAACTGAATCCTGACGTGGGCGACCTGCCGGAATCCCTTGCCGTGGATGTGCCTCTGGGAGGCCCCGCCCTTGATGGCGTGACAGCAGGCCGCAAGCGGTTGCTGGTCATGGGGGCCGTTACCAATGCGGGCGGCGGATGCGCCTGTGATGCCAACGCCCTGCTCAAGGCTGTGCTGGCTCACCTGATCGTGGAACGCGACGAGTGGGTCATTGTGGATCTTGAGGCCGGTGTGGAACATCTGGGGCGCGGCACCGTTGCCCATGTGGACGGGCTGATAGTTGTGAGCGAACCTTCCATGCGCAGCCTGCAGACGGGCGCAGAGGTGGGGCGCATGGCCCGTGATCTGGGCCTGAAACGTCAGGTGCTCGCGCTGAACCGTTTTCGCGGGGGGCAGGTACCTTCTCTGGACGGCCTGCCGGAATCCTGCGTGACCATTCCGCAGATGGACGGCCTGATGGACAGGCAGATGCAGGACGCATCGGTTCTGGGACTGCCTGAAGCGGCGCAGCTGGATGGCTATGTGCAGGACTGTCTGGACAGGCTTGCGGCGCAGGCTGAGTAG
- a CDS encoding HAMP domain-containing sensor histidine kinase, which produces MRTWLLRIVTAVLVAIGILSLSLFFCTRVLERGPMATRMRQNTMRELILAGNLLLNHSRTPHDLRAQLPSAITNGAAYMLFDRNMHLVYATDNDPELVMLAEEAYRTGELTGDMPLLHHSAGEREGRLDNAMPFTADDGELYFIAESLSRHNAISEVYTVSWTGFRILALVLAAGLVFLLLRFTEHPAREMRKALRRFARGEYDARVNMDKRFKGDELAKLAYEFNSMAEHMGRLHAEQQRLFGEISHEMRSPLSRMSLAVELAGRSVPPETARLITRIRRDADRLGTLSNEMLELARCQRPAHREEQVSLTDLVRQVAADSRFEAEASGKRVECGPLPEHVEITGNRETLYRMLENVIRNGVRHTPQDTAVSVNMAFAEHAGRDEAIIRIADKGSGVPQEELQSIFRPFVRGSSSHGLEGKGLGLAITRHVAMRHGGSVIGENNPEGGFVVSIRLPVTKRRNEETAVRRLAVQFS; this is translated from the coding sequence GTGAGAACGTGGCTGCTCAGAATAGTGACGGCAGTGCTTGTTGCCATTGGCATCCTCAGCCTGTCCCTGTTCTTCTGCACCCGCGTGCTCGAACGGGGCCCCATGGCCACCCGCATGCGGCAGAATACCATGCGGGAGCTTATTCTGGCAGGCAACCTGCTGCTCAACCATTCCCGCACACCCCATGATCTGCGGGCACAGCTTCCATCTGCCATCACCAACGGTGCGGCCTACATGCTGTTCGACCGCAACATGCACCTCGTCTATGCCACGGATAACGATCCGGAACTGGTCATGCTGGCCGAAGAAGCATACCGAACCGGCGAACTGACCGGAGACATGCCCCTGCTGCATCACAGCGCAGGGGAACGTGAGGGACGCCTCGACAACGCCATGCCCTTTACGGCGGATGACGGTGAACTCTATTTCATTGCCGAAAGTCTTAGCCGGCACAACGCCATAAGCGAGGTATACACAGTCTCGTGGACAGGCTTCCGCATTCTTGCCCTGGTTCTGGCCGCCGGACTGGTCTTCTTGCTGCTGCGCTTTACCGAGCATCCGGCGCGTGAGATGCGCAAAGCCCTGCGGCGGTTTGCACGCGGCGAATACGACGCACGCGTGAACATGGACAAACGGTTCAAGGGCGACGAGCTTGCCAAGCTGGCATACGAATTCAATTCCATGGCGGAACACATGGGGCGGCTGCATGCGGAACAGCAACGATTGTTCGGTGAAATTTCCCACGAAATGCGCTCACCGCTCTCGCGCATGTCGCTCGCGGTTGAGCTGGCAGGCCGCTCGGTTCCGCCGGAAACCGCTCGCCTTATTACACGCATACGGCGCGATGCAGACAGACTGGGCACACTCTCCAACGAGATGCTCGAGCTTGCCCGCTGCCAGCGCCCCGCGCATAGAGAAGAACAGGTGAGCCTCACCGATCTTGTCCGGCAGGTTGCGGCAGACTCCCGTTTCGAGGCAGAAGCATCCGGCAAGCGTGTGGAATGCGGCCCCCTGCCCGAGCATGTGGAGATAACCGGCAACCGCGAAACACTCTACCGCATGTTAGAGAATGTCATCCGCAACGGCGTCCGCCACACTCCGCAGGATACGGCCGTGAGCGTAAACATGGCATTTGCCGAACATGCCGGACGCGACGAAGCCATTATCCGCATTGCTGACAAAGGCTCAGGCGTACCGCAGGAAGAGTTGCAGAGCATTTTCCGCCCCTTTGTGCGAGGCTCATCATCGCACGGGCTGGAAGGCAAAGGGCTGGGGCTCGCCATTACCCGCCACGTGGCCATGCGGCACGGTGGCTCCGTGATCGGCGAAAACAACCCCGAAGGGGGCTTTGTGGTCTCCATCCGGCTGCCCGTAACCAAAAGAAGAAACGAAGAAACCGCAGTTCGCCGTCTGGCCGTACAATTTTCCTGA
- a CDS encoding response regulator transcription factor: MHTILLIDDDMELASMLGDYLAPEGFTLRIAGSGLDGLSMLGSGNNDLVLLDVGLPDTNGFDVLAEIRSCSQVPVIMLTGRAENVDRIVGLEMGADDYLPKPFVPRELLARMRSVLRRSRLARAAAPVQGRQIAIDDLLMDRGARSVHCKGEPVMLTFAEYTILEMLLDAGGNTVSREDISLRALGRELAPYDRSIDVHMSNIRRKLGPAPSGGERIITVRGAGYFYHFSEPAQKTSGPAAFVRVNGGIQ; encoded by the coding sequence ATGCATACTATACTTCTTATTGATGACGACATGGAACTTGCCTCCATGCTCGGCGATTATCTGGCACCGGAAGGCTTTACCCTGCGCATTGCGGGCTCGGGTCTGGACGGACTCTCCATGCTCGGCTCCGGTAACAACGACCTTGTCCTGCTTGATGTGGGCCTGCCGGACACCAACGGATTTGATGTGCTGGCGGAAATTCGTTCCTGCTCACAGGTTCCGGTCATCATGCTCACCGGCAGGGCGGAAAATGTTGATCGCATCGTGGGGCTGGAAATGGGGGCGGATGATTACCTGCCCAAACCGTTCGTTCCACGCGAACTGCTGGCAAGAATGCGCTCGGTGCTGCGACGCAGCAGGCTGGCACGGGCCGCTGCCCCCGTTCAGGGAAGACAGATAGCCATAGACGACCTGCTCATGGACAGAGGCGCACGCTCCGTTCACTGCAAAGGCGAGCCCGTCATGCTCACCTTTGCGGAATACACCATTCTGGAAATGCTGCTTGATGCAGGCGGCAACACCGTCTCGCGCGAGGATATTTCGCTCCGCGCCCTCGGGCGGGAGCTGGCCCCGTATGACCGCAGCATAGATGTGCATATGAGCAACATCCGCAGAAAACTCGGCCCCGCCCCCAGCGGCGGCGAGCGCATTATCACCGTGCGGGGCGCAGGGTATTTCTACCACTTCTCGGAACCGGCCCAGAAAACCTCCGGCCCTGCGGCATTCGTGCGCGTGAACGGAGGCATCCAGTGA